One Oncorhynchus clarkii lewisi isolate Uvic-CL-2024 chromosome 31, UVic_Ocla_1.0, whole genome shotgun sequence DNA segment encodes these proteins:
- the LOC139390951 gene encoding rod cGMP-specific 3',5'-cyclic phosphodiesterase subunit alpha, whose translation MAAVDKDVAEKFLDSNPDFAKQYYDTKFRPKVISDLFKDNKTSQVNTSSFHELSTVEESEIIFDMVRDLQDNIQMEKAIFNFMKHLSFMIRSEKMSLFMYRMRNGTAELATRLFNVHKDATLEECLVQPDSEIVFPMDIGIVGHVATTKKTVNIPDVSESSHYSDFVDQIQEYQTKSVLATPIMNGKDMVAVMMAVNKIGAPHFTKQDEETLLKYLNFANLILRVFHLSYLHNCETRRGQVLLWSASKVFEEMTDIERQFHKALYTIREFLNCERYSVGLLDMTKTKEFYDLWPVLMGEVPQYDGPKTPDGREINFYKVIDYILHGKEEIKVLPNPAPDHWALVSGLPTYVAKEGLICNIMNAAQDDFFSFQKGPVDSSGWMIKNVLSLPIVNKKEEIVAVATFYNRKDGKPFDEQDETLMESLTQFLGWSVLNTDTYDKWNKLENRKDIFQDMVLYHIKCRTDETQNVLNTRERYGKEPHECEEVELEAILSEVLPPSSQSELFEFHFCDFEHSHLDLVKLGIKMYYELGVVDKFHVPRETLTRFCYSLSKGYRQITYHNWSHGFNVGQTMFTLLMTGDLKRYYTELETMAMVTAGLCHDVDHRGTNNLYQMKSGNPLAKLHGSSILERHHLETGKTLLRDPALNIYQNLSRAQHEHVIHLMDIAIIATDLALYFKKRTMFQKIVDQSKTYETWDEWTKYMTQQTTRKEIVMAMMMTACDLSAIAKPWDIQSKVALSVAAEFWEQGDLERTVLEQQPIPMMDRTKSADLPKMQCGFIDFVCAFVYKEFSRFHVEITPMLDRLLNNRKEWNALKEIHEAKLAALEEAKTVKEEAAVTATAAKQASAAEAAPQSKTCVVN comes from the exons ATGGCAGCCGTGGACAAAGACGTGGCTGAGAAGTTTCTGGACAGCAACCCTGACTTTGCCAAGCAGTACTATGATACCAAGTTCCGCCCGAAGGTCATCTCGGACCTTTTCAAAGACAACAAGACTTCCCAGGTGAACACCAGCAGCTTCCACGAGCTGAGCACAGTGGAGGAGAGTGAGATCATATTTGACATGGTCAGAGACCTGCAGGACAACATCCAGATGGAGAAGGCTATCTTCAACTTCATGAAACATCTCAGCTTCATGATACGGTCAGAGAAGATGAGCCTGTTCATGTACCGGATGCGTAACGGCACGGCCGAGCTGGCCACCAGACTCTTCAACGTGCACAAGGACGCCACCTTGGAGGAGTGCCTGGTCCAGCCAGACAGTGAGATAGTCTTTCCCATGGACATCGGCATTGTGGGCCATGTGGCCACCACCAAGAAGACTGTCAACATCCCAGATGTCTCAGAG AGCAGCCACTACAGTGACTTTGTGGACCAGATCCAAGAATACCAGACCAAGAGTGTCTTGGCTACCCCCATCATGAACGGCAAGGACATGGTGGCTGTTATGATGGCTGTGAACAAGATTGGAGCTCCACACTTCACTAAGCAGGATGAGGAG ACTCTGTTGAAGTATCTCAACTTTGCCAACCTGATCCTAAGAGTGTTCCATTTGAGCTACCTTCACAACTGTGAGACCAGAAGAGGACAG GTCCTGCTCTGGTCTGCCAGTAAAGTGTTTGAGGAGATGACAGATATTGAGAGACAGTTCCACAAGGCCCTCTATACCATCAGGGAGTTCCTTAACTGTGAGCGTTACTCTGTTGGCCTCCTGGACATGACCAAGACTAAG GAATTCTATGACCTTTGGCCTGTGCTAATGGGAGAAGTGCCTCAATACGATGGACCCAAGACACCTGATGGCAGA GAAATAAACTTCTACAAAGTGATTGACTACATTTTACATGGAAAAGAGGAGATCAAAGTTTTACC CAACCCTGCTCCGGACCACTGGGCTCTGGTCAGTGGCCTGCCCACCTACGTGGCTAAGGAGGGACTG aTCTGTAACATTATGAACGCGGCACAAGATGACTTCTTCAGCTTCCAA AAAGGGCCCGTGGATAGCTCCGGCTGGATGATTAAGAACGTCCTGTCCCTCCCCATCGTGAATAAGAAAGAGGAAATTGTCGCAGTAGCCACCTTCTACAACAGGAAAGATGGGAAACCCTTTGACGAGCAGGATGAAACTCTGATGGAG TCTCTCACCCAGTTCCTTGGCTGGTCGGTGCTCAACACAGACACCTATGACAAGTGGAACAAGCTGGAGAACAGGAAGGACATCTTCCAGGACATGGTGCTGTACCACATCAAGTGCAGGACGGATGAGACCCAGAATGTATTG AATACCAGGGAGAGGTATGGAAAGGAACCACATGAGTGTGAGGAGGTGGAACTGGAAGCAATCCTG TCGGAAGTTCTACCACCCTCTTCCCAGTCGGAGCTCTTTGAGTTTCACTTCTGTGACTTTGAGCACAGTCATCTAGACCTGGTCAAGTTAGGCATTAAGATGTACTATGAGTTGGGAGTGGTGGACAAGTTCCACGTCCCCCGTGAG ACCCTCACCAGGTTCTGTTACTCCCTCAGTAAGGGCTACAGGCAGATCACCTACCACAACTGGAGTCATGGCTTCAACGTGGGCCAGACCATGTTCACTCTGCTCATG ACAGGTGACCTGAAGCGTTATTACACAGAGCTAGAGACCATGGCCATGGTAACAGCCGGCTTATGCCACGATGTCGACCACAGAGGCACCAACAACCTCTACCAGATGAA GTCTGGAAACCCTCTCGCAAAGCTCCACGGCTCCTCCATCCTGGAGAGACACCATCTGGAGACTGGGAAGACCCTGCTGAGAGACCCT GCCTTAAATATTTATCAGAATCTCAGTCGTGCTCAGCACGAGCATGTCATTCATCTGATGGACATCGCCATCATCGCCACTGACCTCGCTCTCTACTTTAA GAAAAGAACCATGTTCCAGAAGATCGTGGACCAATCGAAGACCTACGAGACCTGGGATGAGTGGACCAAGTACATGACGCAGCAGACCACTCGCAAGGAGATAGTCAT GGCTATGATGATGACGGCCTGCGATCTGTCTGCTATTGCCAAACCATGGGACATCCAGAGCAAG GTGGCGCTGTCTGTGGCTGCAGAGTTCTGGGAGCAGGGTGACCTGGAGAGGACTGTACTGGAACAGCAGCCTATT cCCATGATGGACAGGACTAAATCAGCTGATCTTCCCAAGATGCAGTGTGGTTTCATCGATTTTGTCTGTGCTTTTGTGTACAAG GAGTTCTCCCGTTTCCATGTGGAGATCACTCCCATGCTGGACCGGCTGCTGAACAACAGGAAGGAGTGGAATGCTCTGAAGGAGATACACGAAGCTAAGCTGGCTGCTCTGGAGGAGGCCAagacagtcaaggaggaggcAGCTGTTACAGCCACCGCAGCCAAGCAGG CGAGTGCAGCTGAAGCAGCGCCCCAGTCAAAGACCTGTGTTGTCAACTAG